In Nocardioides sp. W7, the genomic stretch CGGCGGCCCGGAGCGCCACGGCCGCGCGACCGTGGGCCATCAGCATGTGGTGGGCGGCCGGCAGGGCGTCGAACAGCAGCGCGCGACCGGGGGCGTGCTGCCCGAGCGCGTAGCCGAGGTACGCCGCGTTGTTGGGCTCGTTGATCGGCACCCAGTGCTCGACCCGGTCCGCGAACCGGTCGGCGACGATGCCGGCGTACTCGGCGAACCGGTCGATGGTCACCCGGTTCAGCCAGCCGCCGTCGTCCTCGAGCGCCTGCGGCAGGTCCCAGTGGTACAGCGTCACCATCGGCTTGACGCCGGCCTCGAGGAGCTCGTCCACGAGCCGGTCGTAGAACGCCAGCCCGGCGGCGTTCGGGGCGCCGCTGCCGGTCGGCTGGATCCGCGGCCAGGCGATCGAGAACCGGTAGCCGCCGACGCCGAGCCGCTTCAGCAGGGCCACGTCCTCGGCGTACCGGTGGTAGTGGTCGGTGGCGACGTCACCGGTGCTGCCGTCGGCGATCACCCCGGGCACGTGGCTGAAGGTGTCCCAGATGCTCGGGCCGCGCCCGTCCTCGTGGACCGCACCCTCGACCTGGTACGCCGCGGTGCCCGCCCCCAGCCGGAAACCGGGAGGGAGCACCGGGAATGTTCGACTTTCGGACTCGACCCCCATGTCACCATCATGGACGTGACTGTCGAGATCCGCCGAGCTTCCGCACGTTTTACCGAACGCGCGCCGGGCCGGGCCACCCAGCATTCCTTCTCCTTCGGCGACCGCCACGACCCGGAGCGCCTGCGTTTCGGGCCGATGGTCTGCCACGACGACCACCTGCTCGCGGCCGGTGAGGGCTTCGCCACTCATCGCCATTCGGGCGTGTCGATCGTGACCTGGGTGGTCGGCGGCGCGGTCGCGCACACCGGCGTCGGCGACCCGGTGGTGGTCGCGCCCGGCCAGGTGGCCGTGCTGCAGACCGGCGACGGGGTCACGCACCCGCCCGTCGAGCACAGCGAGGTCGCCGCCGAGTCGGGGACCCGGTTCGTGCAGGTCTGGCTCGCGACCGACGAGCCCGCCCCACCGTCGTACGACGTCACGACGGCGGCGCTCGAGCCGGGCGTCCTGAGCGAGGTCGTCTCCCCAGTGCCGGGGGCGACGTTCTCGGTGGCCCGGCTCGGCACCGGCGACACCGTCGAGCTCCCGGCCGCCGGCCGGGTGCACGCCTTCGTCGCCACCGGCGCGCTGATGCGGTCCTCCCTCGCCGAGCCCCTCTCCTCCGGCGACGCCTTCGAGATGGTCGACCACCCCGCCGTCCCCGTCACCGCCGCCGTCCCCACCGAGCTCCTCGTCTGGGCCTTCGACGACTGAGAGTCCGGTGGTTGAGGAGGGACGAAGTCCCGTCTCGAAACCCCGCCTGATGTTGCCCCTCGGCTCACCGGGTTTCGACACGGTTGCTGCGCAACCTGCTCAACCACCGGTGGCCGCTCCGGTGGTCAGGGGCGGACGACCGCGAGGGCGGCGGGCAGCACCTCGACGACGGCGGGTGGGTCGTCGAGGGTGGGCAGGTCGCCGAGGGGCTCGCCGTCGGCGCCGACGGGGATGGTGCTGCGGGAGGTGCCGTGCAGCTCGACCCGGTGACCGCGGAGCACGGTGACCTCGGGCAGGGCGACGTGGCCGCCGTCGTACACCTTCGGCAGCGAGCGGACCAGCTCCAGCCGGGAGGCGGCCTCGATGACGACGACGTCGAGCAGCCCGTCGTCGACGGCCGCGGCGGGCGCGATCTTCATGCCCTTGCCGTAGTACGCCGAGTTCGCGACCACGACCGTGGCGGCCGAGAAGCGGTGCAGCGACCCGTCGACGGTCACCTCGAACCGGCCGGGCTGGTAGGTCGCGAGCGAGCGGACGGCGGCCCAGGGGTACTGCAGGGCCTTCGGCGTCCACCGCATCCGGTGCACCAGCGCGGCGGCGCGCGCGTCGACCCCGGCGTACACCGAGCCCGCGACCTCCCGCGTGGGACTGCCGGGGACCGTCCAGCCGAGGAGGTCGATCGGGCTCGCGCAGCCGTGCAGCAGCAGCTCGGCCACCGCCCCCGGCTCGGTCGGCAGGCCGAGCATCCGGGCGAAGTCGTTCCCGCGGCCCGCCGGCAGCACGGCGAGGGTCCCGCCGGCGGCCGCGACCGGACCGGCGAGGTGGGAGAGCATCCCGTCGCCGCCGACGGAGACGACCACGTCGCCGCGCGCGACCGCCTCGGTGACCAGCGAGCCCATCGCGAGCGGTCCGGGCGAGTAGGTCACGTCGACAGTTGCGCCCGCGTCGCGCAGCAGCCGCGCGACGGGTACGACGGCCGCGGGCGCGGCGCCTCCGCCCGAGGCCGGGTTGACCAGGAACGTGAAGGAGCGGATCACGGGATCAGCACACCAGGGTTGAGGATCCCCGTCGGATCCAGGTCGGCCTTGACCGCCCGCAGCACGGACACGCCCAGCTCGCCGATCTCCGCGGCCAGCCACGGCCGGTGGTCGGTGCCGACCGCGTGATGGTGGGTGATGGTCGCGCCGGCGGCGACGATCGCGTCGCTCGCCGCCGCCTTCGCCGCGCGCCACTGGGCGACCGGGTCCTCGGCCTGCTTCGCAGCGACGGTGAAGTAGAGCGAGCAGCCGGTCTCGTAGACGTGGGACACGTGGCACAGCACCAGCGTGGGCGACCCGAGGGACGTCTCGAGCGCGGCCTTGACGTCGGCGTAGAGCCGCGGCACCTCGGACCAGAAGGTGGCGGTCTCCAGGGTCTCGACGAGCACGCCGACGTCGAGCAGCGAGTCCCGCAGGTACGGCGCGTGGAAGCGGCCGTGCGCCCAGGCCCGACCCGGCTCCTCGCCCTGCGGAGTGCCGCCGAGCCCGCCCAGTACCGCGGTGACCGCGGCCCGCTTGGCCGCGACCGCGTCCGGCTCACCCTCGTAGCCGGTGATCATCAGGCACCCGCCCGTCTCGGTGGTCGAGCCCTCCACGCCGGTGGTCGAGCTCGTCGGGACCCCGATCGAGTCCGGCCGGGCCAGGTTGATCCCGGTCTCGGCCTCGTCGGAGAGCCGCAGCACGGTCGGCAGCAGGCCGGCCTGGGCGAGGGTGCGCATCGCGTGGCGACCGGCGTCGAAGGACGGCCAGCGCCAGCCCTCGTAGACCTTCTCGACGGGCAGCGGGCGGACCCGGACGGTGACCGCGGTGATCACGCCGAAGGCCCCCTCGGAGCCGAGCAGCAGCTGCCGCAGGTCCGGACCGGCGGCGTTGGCGGGTGCGCTGCCGAGGGCGAGCTCGCCGCGCGGGGTGGCGGCGCGCAGGCCTACGACCAGCGCGTCGAAGCGCCCGTAGCCCGCGCTGGACTGGCCCGAGGACCGGGTCGCGGCGAAGCCGCCGATCGTGGCGTGCTCGAAGGACTGCGGGTAGTGGCCCAGCGTCAGCCCCTCGGCCGCCAGCAGGGCCTCGGCCTCCGGGCCCCGCAGACCCGGCTCGAGGGTCGCGGTCATCGAGACGTGGTCGACGGCCAGCAGCCGCTTCATCCGGATCAGGTCGAGCGAGACGACCCCGGCGTACCCGTCCCGGCGCGCGGCGAGACCCCCCGTCACCGACGTACCGCCGCCGAACGGCACCACCGCGAGGTGGTGCTCGACGGCGAGGGCGAGCACCGCGGCGACCTGCTCGTGGCCGTCGGGGCGGACCACGACGTCCGGGGCGTCGGACAGGTCGCCCGCCCGCTGCCGGAGCAGGTCGGGCGTGGACTTGCCGCGGGTGCGCAACCGGCGGGTGAGGTCGTCGGTGAGCACGTGCTCGGTGCCGAGCAGCTCCCGGAGCCCGGCGAGCACGGCGGGCGCCAGCCTCGAGGGAGGTACGACGACCTCGGTCGCCGCGGGCCGCTCCGCCAGCCCGAAGACCAGCTCGACGAGCCCGCGCGCGGACTCGGGCAGCGGCGCGGCCTGGGCCGGGTCGCCCCAGCGGGACGGGTGCATCTCCGGGACGGGCGGCAGGGGCTCCATGAGTTACAATGTGACATATGACGTCACTTCGTCACAATCCGGAGCCCGGGGCGGGTCCTCGCGACGGGTATCTCGACGCCGCCCGCGCCTGCATCCTCGACGTCGGCTGGCGACGCACCACCCTCACCGAGGTCGCCCGGCGGGCCGGGGTGTCGCGGATGACGATCTACCGCACCTGGTCGGACATGCCGCAGCTGCTCGGCGACCTGATGACCCGCGAGTGGACCGCCGTGGTGCACGCGGCCGTCGCCGCCGAGGACCCGGAGCAGCCGGCCGTCGACCGGCTCGTCGCCGGCGTGGTCGGCACCGTCCGCGCGCTGCGCGAGAACGAGCTGTTCGTGCGGATCGTCGAGCTCGACCCCGAGCTGATCCTGCCCTACCTGCTCTCCCGGCGCGGCCGCTCGCAGGACCTGATCCTGGACATCACCACCGAGGCGGTCCGCGCCGCCCAGGCCGCCGGCGAGGTCCGCGCCGGCAACCCCGTCGCCCTCGCCCGCGGCGTGCTGCTGGCCGCCCACGGCTTCGTGCTCTCGGCGCACACGATGGTCGACGACCGGGTCAGCGAGGCCGAGCTCGACGCCGAGCTGACCACGCTGATCACCCGGGCGCTGCGGCCATGAGCCAGACCGGCACCCGGATCGTCCCCGGCCTCGACGGCGCCCCCGAGAGCGTCGACCTGGTGGTCGTCGGGCTCGGCGTCACCGGCGCCGGCGTCGCGCTCGACGCGGTGGCCCGCGGCCTGTCGGTGCTCGCCGTCGACGCCCACGACCTCGCCTTCGGCACCTCGCGCTGGTCCTCCAAGCTCGTGCACGGCGGACTGCGCTACCTCGCCAACGGCCAGGTCGGGGTCGCCCACGAGAGCGCGGTCGAGCGCGGCGTCCTGATGGAGGTCACCGCACCCCACCTGACCCGCCCGATGCCGTACGTCGTGCCGTTCGACTCCAGCGTCGGCCGGCTGATGGCCGGGATCACCCGGGCCGGGATGTGGGCCGGCGACGGGCTGCGCCGCGGGGCCCGCACCGACCACGAGACGCTCCCGCGCCCGCGCCGTCTGAGCACCACCGAGACCCTCCAGCTGGCCCCGGCGCTGCGTCGCTCGGGCCTGCGCGGCTCGATGATGGCCTGGGACGGCCAGCTCGAGGACGACGCCCGGCTCGTCATCACGCTCGCGCGCACGGCTGCGTCGTACGGCGCCCACGTCCGCACCCGCGCCCGGGTGCTGAGCGCCACCGGCACCCGCGTCGAGCTGCGCGACGAGACGGTCGACGGGCGCGGCGCGACCCGCACCGTCTCCGCACGGGCCGTCGTCAACGCCACCGGCGTCTGGGCCGACACGCTCGCGGCCGAGGTGAGCCTGCGGCCCAGCCGCGGCACCCACCTGGTGCTGCGCGCCGACTCCGCGCCCGGCCTGCGCGCGGCGGTCTTCTGCCCCGTGCCGGGCGCGACCAACCGGTTCGTGATGGTGCTGCCCCAGCCCGACGGCACGCTGTACGTCGGCCTCACCGACGAGCCGGCCGACGGGCAGGTGCCCGACGTGCCGCAGCCGACCGAGCCCGAGATCGGCTTCCTGCTCGACGTCGTCTCCGCCGCCTTCGCCCGGCCGCTGCACCGCGGCGACGTCGTCGGGGCGTACGCCGGGCTGCGGCCGCTGCTGCACGCCCCGGACGGCTCGACCGCCGACCTGTCGCGGCGGCACGCGGTGCTGACCGGCCCCACCGGGCTGCTGACCGTGGTGGGCGGGAAGCTGACGACGTACCGCCGGATGGCCGAGGACGCCGTCGACGCCGCCGTGGCCCAGGCGGGCCTCGACGCCGCCCCGTGCCGCACCGCTGCGCTGCCGCTGCTCGGCGCCGCCCCGCGACGGGTGCTCGCCGAGCTGGAGGAGCCGGCCCGGCTGGTGCGCCGCTACGGCACCGACGCCGCCCTGGTGCTGCACAGCGCGCGCACGGTCAGCGGCCTCACCGACGACGAGCTGCTCGCGCCGATCGCCGACGGGGTCCCGGTCACGCTCGCCGAGCTGCTCTTCGGCATCACCCACGAGGGCGCCCTCGACGTCGACGACCTGCTCGACCGGCGTACTCGCGTGGGCCTGGTGCCGGCCGACCGGCGGCTCGCCGTACCAGCCGCGGAGCGGGCCCTGGAGCTCTGCGCGTCGTCCCTCAGCTGAGGGAACGATGAGTTTTTTCCTCGACCCCGGTCGGTACGGCGAGGCAGACTGGACGACTCGAGGGGACAGACCATGACGGCAGCGACGACCCTGGCGGTGACCAAGCAGGTGACGAGCAGCGAGCTCGACGACTTCCCGACCCTCACCGAGCGCTACCAGCGCGAGCTGCTCGCGCACTGCTACCGGATGAGCGGCTCGGTGCACGAGGCCGAGGACCTCGTCCAGGAGACCTTCCTGCGGGCCTGGAAGGCCTCCGCCGACTTCCAGGGCCGCTCGTCGGTCCGCACCTGGCTCTACCGGATCGCGACCAATGTCTGCCTGACCAACCTGGAGGGTCGGCCGCGCCGGCCCCTCCCCACCGGCCTCGGTACGCCCGACGCCCTGGCCGGCGACGCGCTCGAGGCCAACAACGAGATCGCCTGGCTGGAGCCGGTCCCCGACGCCGCCGTCGTGGTGGCCGAGCGGGACTCGATCCGGCTCGCGTTCGTGGCCGCCCTCCAGCACCTGCCGGCCCGCCAGCGGGCGGTGCTGATCCTGCGGGACGTGCTGCGCTGGTCGGCCGCCGAGACGGCCGAGGCGCTCGAGACGACCACGGCCGCGGTCAACTCCGCGCTGCAGCGCGCCCACGCCCAGATCCGGGACCGCGGGCTGACCGAGGAGAGTCTGCAGCCCGACCTGTCGCCGGAGCAGCAGCGGCTGTTGGAGCGCTACGTCGAGGCGTTCTGGCGCAAGGACATCGACCAGATCGTCAGCCTGCTCACCGCCGAGGCCGTCTGGGAGATGCCCCCGTTCACCGGCTGGTACGTCGGCGCCGCCACCATCGGCGAGCTCATCGACACCGCCTGTCCAGGCGGCAGCTACGACATGCCGATGCTCGCGACGCGGGCCAACGGGCAGCCGGCGTTCGGGCTGTACATGCGCACCCCCGACGGGCACTTCGTGCCGTTCCAGCTCCAGGTGCTCCAGCTCGACGGCGACCAGGTCAAGCACGTGCACGCGTTCTTCGACGCCACCCTGTTCACCCGCTGCGGGCTCCCCGCGGAGCTGCCGGCCGACTACGAGCCGGCGCCGCGCGCCGTCGCCGAGAGCCCGGCTCCCCGGTGACCCCGCGGCTCGACGACGCCGTCGAGCTGCTCGACCGGTCGCTCGCCTTCACCTGCGTCGCCCTCGCCGGCGTCGGCGCGGACGACCTGGAGCGGCCGACCCCGTGCAGCCGCTGGTCGCTCGGCTCCCTGCTCGCCCACATGGACGACGCGCTCGACGCGTTCCTCGAGGCCGCCGAGGGTGCGGTCGCGGTGACCCCGCCGGCGCCGGCGCCCGATGTCGTGGGCACCCTGCGTGGGAAGGCCGGTGCGCTGCTCGGCGCGTGGGTCCGGGCCTGTCCGGGCGACGTCCTGGTCGGCGACGCCGCGCTCGCCGGCCCGGTGCTGGTCACGGCGGCCGCCCTGGAGATCACCGTGCACGGCTGGGACGTCGGCCAGGCGACCGGCCGCCCCCGCCGGGTCCCCGACGAGCTCGCCGAGGGCCTGCTCGCAGCGGCCGGATCGCTCGTCGCCCCCCGGGACCGGGGCGTCCGGTTCGGACCGGCCCGCGACGTGCCGCCCGACTCGCCGGCGGACGTGCGTCTCCTGGCGTTCCTGGGCCGTACCTGACTGGTCCACCCGGACCGATTCCTGGGTTCCGGTCCAGCCGCCGCACGCCGTTCCTAGGCTCTCCCCCATGCGCTCGCCCGAGGTTCCCGACGAGGCTGACCTCGCAGACGCCCTGCCCTCGGCCCTCGTCAGCGTCCGGGCGGGTCGGATCCGGGAGGGCCTGGCGGCGCTGACCGCCCTGCGCGCGCACCCGGTCGCCGCCGTCGACCCCGTCGCCGGTGGCCTGATCGCCGCCGCGCTCCTGGACTGCCGGCTGGCCCGCGGCGACGTCGGCGAGGCGATCGTCGTCGGTGGCGACCTCGACGCGCTCCTCGAGCTCCCCGGTCCGCCGGGCGCCCTCGCTCACCACGCCCGCGGGGAGCTGACCACCGTGCTCGGCCAGGACGAGCTCGCCGTCGAGCACTTCACCACCGCCGGCGAACGGCTGGCCGAGACCGAGGCGCTGACCGACCCCACGCTCGTTCCCTGGCGCGCGAGCGCCGCCGTCGCCCTGGTCCGCGTCGGCCGGCACCGCGAGGCGGTCGCGCTGGCCGAGGAGTGGCGCGGGGTGACCGCGGCCTCCGGGTCGCAGTACGCCCACGCCCACGCGCTGCGCACCCTCGCGATCGTCGGCGTCGGCGGCGACCGGGTGGTGCTGCTGCGGGAGGCCCGCGCGACGCTCAGCGGGGTGGTCGCCCGGCGGCTCGCCGCCCAGATCGACACCGACCTCGCGGGCCTGCTGCTGCTCGACCCGACCGGCGCCGGCACCGACGAGGCCCGGGACCTGCTCCGCTCCGCCGAGGAGTACGCCGGTCTCGAGGAGCTCTGGCCGCTCCAGGGCCGGGTCCGCCGGCTGCTCGACCGGATGGGCGAGCAGCCGCACCGGGTGCGGTCCGAGGCGATGGCGACCCTCACGGCCGCCGAGCGACGCGTCGCGCTGCTCGCCACCGAGGGGCTCACCAACCGGCGGATCGCCGAGGAGCTGGTCGTGACCGTGAAGGCCGTCGAGTGGCACCTCTCGCACATCTACCGCAAGCTCGGCATCGCCTCGCGCTCCCACCTCGCCAGCACCCTCGGCACCCCCGTCTGAACCGTCCCCTTTTCATTCATCGGCGCCCAGAACGCCGGAAAATCAGCGCTCCTGGGCCTTGAGGCGCATACTCGAGTCGATGACCAACTCTCCCGGGGCGAAGCGCAGACACCTCGCCAGCAGTCCCTTCAAGCCCGACCCCGAGCCTGTGATCGAGGACTTCGCCGTCGGCGACCGCGTCTCGCACGACCGCCACGGCCTCGGCCGGGTCATCGCCGTGCACGCCAGCGGCGTGACCGTCGACTTCGGTGACCAGACCCTGCACCTGCGCAGCCCCTTCCCCGGGATGTCGACCCTCTAGGCCTCCACGGGCTCCTCGTCGCGCAGCGGGTGCGCGAGCTCGTCGGCGGGGAGCCGGCCCGCCACGGTCGCGACCACGGCGGCCACGACGGGCACCAGGCCCGCGATCAGGAACGTCGTGCGCAGGCCGATGGCGTCGCTGACCGGTCCGGCGAGCGCCATCGACACCGGCATCAGGCTGATCGAGACGAAGAAGTCCAGCGAGGCGACCCGGCCGAGCATGTGCGGCGGGACCCGCCGCTGCAGCAGCGTCCCCCAGATCACCATCGGGAACGCGAACATCGCGCCGAAGACGAACGCCGCCGCGACGAGCACCCACACCTCGGTCGCCATGCCCATCGCGATCAGGGGCAGGCAGCCGATCCCCCAGCCGAGGTTCATCACGGTGAGGTAGCGCCGCGGCAACCGCACCGAGGCCATCGCCAGTGACCCGACGGCACCGCCGATGCCGAACGCCGCCATCACCATCGCGTGGTCACCGGCGTCGCCGCCGAGCTTGTCCTTGATCAGGAACGGCACCAGCACCTCGAACGGGCCCATGATCGAGAGCACCAGCAGCGACGCGAAGAGCAGCGTGGCCAGCAGCCACGGGGTACGGACCATGTAGCCGAAGCCCTCGCGCATGTCGATCAGCGCCGACGTCACCGGGTGGCGTGGCACCGCCTCGGGGTCGAGCTCGCGGCGCACCGGCGTCAGCGGCACCGCGGTGAGCGCGAGCAGCCCGGCCAGGCTGGCGACCGCGGCGACCGAGAGGGCCGCGCCGGGCGAGACCGCCCCGACCACGGCTCCGGCGACACCGGGGCCGACGGCCTGCCCGACCGTCGGGCGGACCATGCCCTCGAAGCCGTTGACGGCGAGCAGGTCGCGCTCCTCGACCAGTGCCGGAAGCCAGGCGGAGTACGCCGGGTAGTAGAACGCCATCGCCGCGCCGGTCACGAACGACACCGTGGCGAGGTGCCAGAGCCGGGTCGCGTCGGAGATCGAGAGGGCGGCCACCAGGCCCATGCCGGCCAGCTCGACACCCGCCACCACCAGCAGGATCAGCTTCTGCGGCACCCGGTCGGCCACGACGCCGCCCAGCAGCGCCGGGAGCAGCACGCCCACGGCGGCCGCGGTCGAGACGGCCGAGAGCTGGCCGGGCCCGCCGCCGATCCGGATCACCTCCCAGACCAGCCCCACGATCCAGACGCCGGAGGCGAAGGTCGAGAGCACCAGCGCGAGCGCCAGCCTGCGGTACGCCGGGTTGCGGAACGGCGTCAGCGCGCGGGGCAGCGACCGCCCAGGCGGTGTCCGGGTCTGCTGCTCGGTCATCGGGTCCTCCGTGACGACCCAGTCTGGCGGTGGCCACCGACACTCTCCACCGATTTCATCGCTCGACCGTGAGGACGACCTTGCCCAGCGCCCGGCGGCCCTCGAGGTCGGCGTGGGCGCGCCCCGCGTCCGCGAGGGGGTACGTCGACACCAGCGGCTCCCAGTCCCCCGCGGCGACCCGGTCGAGCGCCCGGCCGGCCAGCCCGGGGACGCCGCCGGGGAGCGCGGCCATCCGCGGGCCCAGGCTCCAGCCGACGCTCAGCGCGCGCTCGACGACGTCGCCGGAGTCGAAGCGGGTCGGCGTGCCGGCGCTGTAGCCGAACATCACCTGCCGGCCGCCCGGCGCGAGCAGCTCCAGCGCCGCCCGGCCGACCTCGCCGCCGACCCCGTCGTACACGACCGTCACCGCGCCGACCTCGGCCCGGACCCGCTCCGCCCAGTCCGGGTCAGCGTAGTCGACGACCAGTCGCGCCTGCAACGGGGCCAGGGCCGCGGTCCGCTCCGGGCCGCGCGCGGCGGCGACGACCGACGCGCCGACGGCGTGCGCCGACTGCACCAGCAGCCACCCCAGCCCGCCTGCGGCCGAGGGCACCAGCACGACGTCGTCGGGTCGGGGCGGCTCCAGCTCGACGACGCCCAGGGCGGTCCGGCCCGTGCCGACCGCCGCGACCGCGGCGGGGAACGAGACGTGGTCGGGCACCGGGAACAGCGTGCCGACCGCGGTCACGGCCTGCTCGGCGTACCCGCCCGGGACCAGGCCCAGGTGGGCGACCACCCGGCGCCCGAGCCAGGACTCCTCGACGCCGGAGCCGACCCGGTCGACGACGCCGGCGACCTCCCGGCCGGGGATCGTCGGCAGCGGCTGCTGCGGCATCGGACCGCCGGTCTCGCCGCGCCTCAGGGTGGTGTCGAGCAGGTGCACCCCGCAGGCCTCGACCGCGATCCGCACCTCCCCCGGTCCCGGGTCGAGGTCGGGCAGCTGGTCGAGGACGAGGACGTCAGGGTCACCGAGGGCGTGTTGTCGGATGGCGTGCATGAGCCGATCCCACAAGATGAAGTTAACTTGAAGTCAAGGGTGCCAGGTCATCGCGGTGCCGTGGCCGTGGGTCGACGCCACGGCCTGCCCGTCCACGCCGAGGACGAACCTGCCCTCCGGCGCCGCCGGGCCGGTGGCGGTGAC encodes the following:
- a CDS encoding diacylglycerol kinase family lipid kinase is translated as MIRSFTFLVNPASGGGAAPAAVVPVARLLRDAGATVDVTYSPGPLAMGSLVTEAVARGDVVVSVGGDGMLSHLAGPVAAAGGTLAVLPAGRGNDFARMLGLPTEPGAVAELLLHGCASPIDLLGWTVPGSPTREVAGSVYAGVDARAAALVHRMRWTPKALQYPWAAVRSLATYQPGRFEVTVDGSLHRFSAATVVVANSAYYGKGMKIAPAAAVDDGLLDVVVIEAASRLELVRSLPKVYDGGHVALPEVTVLRGHRVELHGTSRSTIPVGADGEPLGDLPTLDDPPAVVEVLPAALAVVRP
- a CDS encoding zinc-binding dehydrogenase, whose product is MHAIRQHALGDPDVLVLDQLPDLDPGPGEVRIAVEACGVHLLDTTLRRGETGGPMPQQPLPTIPGREVAGVVDRVGSGVEESWLGRRVVAHLGLVPGGYAEQAVTAVGTLFPVPDHVSFPAAVAAVGTGRTALGVVELEPPRPDDVVLVPSAAGGLGWLLVQSAHAVGASVVAAARGPERTAALAPLQARLVVDYADPDWAERVRAEVGAVTVVYDGVGGEVGRAALELLAPGGRQVMFGYSAGTPTRFDSGDVVERALSVGWSLGPRMAALPGGVPGLAGRALDRVAAGDWEPLVSTYPLADAGRAHADLEGRRALGKVVLTVER
- a CDS encoding MFS transporter, whose translation is MTEQQTRTPPGRSLPRALTPFRNPAYRRLALALVLSTFASGVWIVGLVWEVIRIGGGPGQLSAVSTAAAVGVLLPALLGGVVADRVPQKLILLVVAGVELAGMGLVAALSISDATRLWHLATVSFVTGAAMAFYYPAYSAWLPALVEERDLLAVNGFEGMVRPTVGQAVGPGVAGAVVGAVSPGAALSVAAVASLAGLLALTAVPLTPVRRELDPEAVPRHPVTSALIDMREGFGYMVRTPWLLATLLFASLLVLSIMGPFEVLVPFLIKDKLGGDAGDHAMVMAAFGIGGAVGSLAMASVRLPRRYLTVMNLGWGIGCLPLIAMGMATEVWVLVAAAFVFGAMFAFPMVIWGTLLQRRVPPHMLGRVASLDFFVSISLMPVSMALAGPVSDAIGLRTTFLIAGLVPVVAAVVATVAGRLPADELAHPLRDEEPVEA
- a CDS encoding pirin family protein, translated to MTVEIRRASARFTERAPGRATQHSFSFGDRHDPERLRFGPMVCHDDHLLAAGEGFATHRHSGVSIVTWVVGGAVAHTGVGDPVVVAPGQVAVLQTGDGVTHPPVEHSEVAAESGTRFVQVWLATDEPAPPSYDVTTAALEPGVLSEVVSPVPGATFSVARLGTGDTVELPAAGRVHAFVATGALMRSSLAEPLSSGDAFEMVDHPAVPVTAAVPTELLVWAFDD
- a CDS encoding glycerol-3-phosphate dehydrogenase/oxidase; protein product: MSQTGTRIVPGLDGAPESVDLVVVGLGVTGAGVALDAVARGLSVLAVDAHDLAFGTSRWSSKLVHGGLRYLANGQVGVAHESAVERGVLMEVTAPHLTRPMPYVVPFDSSVGRLMAGITRAGMWAGDGLRRGARTDHETLPRPRRLSTTETLQLAPALRRSGLRGSMMAWDGQLEDDARLVITLARTAASYGAHVRTRARVLSATGTRVELRDETVDGRGATRTVSARAVVNATGVWADTLAAEVSLRPSRGTHLVLRADSAPGLRAAVFCPVPGATNRFVMVLPQPDGTLYVGLTDEPADGQVPDVPQPTEPEIGFLLDVVSAAFARPLHRGDVVGAYAGLRPLLHAPDGSTADLSRRHAVLTGPTGLLTVVGGKLTTYRRMAEDAVDAAVAQAGLDAAPCRTAALPLLGAAPRRVLAELEEPARLVRRYGTDAALVLHSARTVSGLTDDELLAPIADGVPVTLAELLFGITHEGALDVDDLLDRRTRVGLVPADRRLAVPAAERALELCASSLS
- a CDS encoding FAD-binding oxidoreductase codes for the protein MEPLPPVPEMHPSRWGDPAQAAPLPESARGLVELVFGLAERPAATEVVVPPSRLAPAVLAGLRELLGTEHVLTDDLTRRLRTRGKSTPDLLRQRAGDLSDAPDVVVRPDGHEQVAAVLALAVEHHLAVVPFGGGTSVTGGLAARRDGYAGVVSLDLIRMKRLLAVDHVSMTATLEPGLRGPEAEALLAAEGLTLGHYPQSFEHATIGGFAATRSSGQSSAGYGRFDALVVGLRAATPRGELALGSAPANAAGPDLRQLLLGSEGAFGVITAVTVRVRPLPVEKVYEGWRWPSFDAGRHAMRTLAQAGLLPTVLRLSDEAETGINLARPDSIGVPTSSTTGVEGSTTETGGCLMITGYEGEPDAVAAKRAAVTAVLGGLGGTPQGEEPGRAWAHGRFHAPYLRDSLLDVGVLVETLETATFWSEVPRLYADVKAALETSLGSPTLVLCHVSHVYETGCSLYFTVAAKQAEDPVAQWRAAKAAASDAIVAAGATITHHHAVGTDHRPWLAAEIGELGVSVLRAVKADLDPTGILNPGVLIP
- a CDS encoding TetR/AcrR family transcriptional regulator, which translates into the protein MTSLRHNPEPGAGPRDGYLDAARACILDVGWRRTTLTEVARRAGVSRMTIYRTWSDMPQLLGDLMTREWTAVVHAAVAAEDPEQPAVDRLVAGVVGTVRALRENELFVRIVELDPELILPYLLSRRGRSQDLILDITTEAVRAAQAAGEVRAGNPVALARGVLLAAHGFVLSAHTMVDDRVSEAELDAELTTLITRALRP
- a CDS encoding TIGR03086 family metal-binding protein — its product is MTPRLDDAVELLDRSLAFTCVALAGVGADDLERPTPCSRWSLGSLLAHMDDALDAFLEAAEGAVAVTPPAPAPDVVGTLRGKAGALLGAWVRACPGDVLVGDAALAGPVLVTAAALEITVHGWDVGQATGRPRRVPDELAEGLLAAAGSLVAPRDRGVRFGPARDVPPDSPADVRLLAFLGRT
- a CDS encoding sigma-70 family RNA polymerase sigma factor, yielding MTAATTLAVTKQVTSSELDDFPTLTERYQRELLAHCYRMSGSVHEAEDLVQETFLRAWKASADFQGRSSVRTWLYRIATNVCLTNLEGRPRRPLPTGLGTPDALAGDALEANNEIAWLEPVPDAAVVVAERDSIRLAFVAALQHLPARQRAVLILRDVLRWSAAETAEALETTTAAVNSALQRAHAQIRDRGLTEESLQPDLSPEQQRLLERYVEAFWRKDIDQIVSLLTAEAVWEMPPFTGWYVGAATIGELIDTACPGGSYDMPMLATRANGQPAFGLYMRTPDGHFVPFQLQVLQLDGDQVKHVHAFFDATLFTRCGLPAELPADYEPAPRAVAESPAPR
- a CDS encoding LuxR family transcriptional regulator; this encodes MRSPEVPDEADLADALPSALVSVRAGRIREGLAALTALRAHPVAAVDPVAGGLIAAALLDCRLARGDVGEAIVVGGDLDALLELPGPPGALAHHARGELTTVLGQDELAVEHFTTAGERLAETEALTDPTLVPWRASAAVALVRVGRHREAVALAEEWRGVTAASGSQYAHAHALRTLAIVGVGGDRVVLLREARATLSGVVARRLAAQIDTDLAGLLLLDPTGAGTDEARDLLRSAEEYAGLEELWPLQGRVRRLLDRMGEQPHRVRSEAMATLTAAERRVALLATEGLTNRRIAEELVVTVKAVEWHLSHIYRKLGIASRSHLASTLGTPV